Below is a genomic region from Kribbella qitaiheensis.
GAACCAGCCGTGGCGCAGCTTGTAGTCCATCGGGTTCACCCCGGCCGCGCGAACCGCGACCCGGACCTCGCCAGAGCCTGCGTGCGGCTCCTCGACCGCGCCTACCTGCAGCACCTCGGGACCACCGAACTCTTCGTACACGACCGCCCGCATGAGAAACCTCCGCTGGAGATGAGTTGACGCTTCAAGTTTTGTATTACTTGAATAATCAATCGTCTCCGCGCAGGAGGTATTCCCATCCGCCGGAAAAACTTCCGGCCACCCAGTACTTACGCCTCGACTTCGGCCAAGCGGGGGAAGAGGGCTTCGCCCTTGACCAGGACCGCGCCGGCCGGGAGCTGCCCCCAGGTGCCCGCGTCCTGGACCCGCTGGTCCGCGAGCGGGCCGAGCTTGGCCTCGGCGCCGAGCAGGGTCCACAGCTTGGCAGCCGTCTTCGGCATCGTCGGGTTGTGCAGCACCGCGACAGCGCGCAGTACCTCGGCGGAGCTGTAGAGGATCGTCGCCAACCGCGAACGCTGGGCGTCGTCCTTCGCGACCTCCCACGGCTCCTGCTCGGAGACGTAGCCGTTGACCGCACCGACCAGATCGTTGATCGCGGTCAGCGCCTCCTGGAAGGCGAGGGTGTCGATCGCCTTCTCAGCGGTCGCCACCGTCTCGGCCAGCTTGTCCGCCAGCGCCTGCTCGGCCGGCCCGTGGTCGCTCGCCTCGGGCAGCTCGCCGTCGAAGTACTTGCCGACCATCGCCGCGATCCGGCTGGCCAGGTTGCCCAGACCGTTCGCCAGCTCCGAGGTGTAGACGGCGTTCAGGTGCTCCCAGGAGAACGACCCGTCCGAACCGAACTGGATCGTCCGGAGGAAGTAGTACCGGAAGGCGTCGGAGCCGAAGTGGTCGGTGATCTCGTTCGGCGCGATCGCGGTCAGCTTCGACTTGCTCATCTTCTCGCCGCCGACCAGCAGCCAGCCGTGCGCGAAGACCTGCCTCGGTACGGCGACGCCCGCGGCCATCAGCATGGCCGGCCAGATCACCGCGTGGAACCGCAGGATGTCCTTGCCGACCAGGTGCACGTCGACCGGCCAGAGCTGCTCGAACCGCTCCGGGTCGGTACCGTAGCCCGCGGCCGTGACGTAGTTGAGCAGCGCGTCGATCCAGACGTAGAGCACGTGCTCCTCGTCCCAGGGCACCGGAATGCCCCAGTCGAAGGTGGACCGGGTGATCGACAGGTCCTGCAGGCCCTGCTTCACGAACGAGATGACCTCGTTGCGCGCGCTTGACGGCGCGACGAAGTCCGGCTGCGACTCGTACAGCGCGATCAGCCGGTCGGCGTACGCGGAGAGCCGGAAGAAGTAGTTCGTCTCCGAGACCGTCTCCAGCTCGGTGCCGTGGATCATGCACCGCTGGGTGCCGTCTTCGTCCGTGCGGATGTCGGTGGGGAGCTTGAACTCCTCACAGCCCACGCAGTACAGGCCTTCGTACTCGCCCTTGTAGACGTCGCCCTTGTCGTAGAGCGTCTGCCAGAAGTCGCGGACCCGGTCGGTGTGCCGCTTCTCGGTGGTCCGGATGAAGTCGTCGTAGTCGATGTCGACGTCGACCCAGGCCGGCTTCCAGGACTCCTCGACCAGCTTGTCCGTCCATGCCTGCGGGGACATGCCCTGCGCCTCAGCGCTGCGCATCACCTTCTCGCCGTGCTCGTCGGTACCGGTCAGGTACCACTTGCGCTCGCCCCGCTGGGCGTGCCAACGGGTCAGGACGTCCCCGGCCACCGTCGTGTAGGCGCTGCCGATGTGCGGCGGAGCCGTGACGTAGTAGATCGGGGTGGTGACATAAAAGGACTTCTCGGACATACCTGAAGCCTAGTCGGGCACGCCACCGCTATTTACCAGGGTGCCGGGCCGCCAGTACCGCGTCGTACACCGTCCGTTTGGGGACACCGAAGCGCTTGGCCACGTCGGAGATGGCCTGCTTGCGCGGCGTACCGGCTTCCTCGTCGGTGGCGACCTCCGCGGCGAGCTCCTCGGGACCGAGCTCACGGGCGGACGGGTCGGCGCCGCTGACCACGATGGTGATCTCGCCGCGAACCCCGTCGGCCGCCCACTCGGCCAGCTCGGCCGCAGTACCGCGCTTGACCTCTTCATAGGTCTTGGTCAGCTCGCGGCAGACCGCCGCACGCCGATCCTTTCCGAATGCCTCGGCCATCTCGGCCAGCGAATCGGTCAACCGGTGCGGCGCCTCGAAGAAGATCATCGTCCGCTGTTCCCTGGCCAGCTCCTGGAAGCGCTTGATCCGCTCACCCGACTTGCGCGGCAGGAACCCCTCGAACGTGAACCGATCGACAGGCAGCCCACTCAGAGCCAGTGCGGTCAGTACCGCGGAAGGCCCCGGAACCGCCGTCACCTGGATCCCGGCCTCGATCGCCGCCGCGACCAGCCGATACCCCGGATCGGACACGCTCGGCATCCCCGCATCCGTCACCACCGCTACCGTCTGGCCCTCGACCAGCGCGGCCACCAACTCATCCGTCCGCTGCCGCTCGTTCCCCTCGAAGAAACTCATCACCCGCCCGGTGACGACGATCCCCAGCTCGGACGTCAGCCGTTTCAACCTCCGGGTGTCCTCCGCGGCTACCACATCCACTTCCCCCAGCACCCGCCTCAACCGGGCAGAAGCATCCGAAAAGTCCCCAATAGGAGTCCCCACCAACACCAATCGCCCGGTCATGGGAGCCATCCTCGCAGGGGCTCGGGGTGGTGTCGGGACGCGGTGGCACCGACGGCTCCGTACCATGGCCACCGTGACTGCCGTGATCGATGACGACACCGCGACGCCCGCCGAGCCTCGGGAGACGCTCGGACGCGACGTCCAGGGGCGCCGCCTGCCGCCGCTGAAGGAGCGGTTGTACCAGCCGATGCCCCGGGATTTCGAGGGCGGCTGGATCGCCACTCTGGCGATCACCGCGATGGCCGCGATCCTGCGGTTCTGGAACCTCGGCAACCCGGTCAAGTTCGTCTTCGACGAGACGTACTACGCCAAGGACGCGTACTCGCTGCTCAAGCACGGGTACGCGCTGCAGTTCATCGACAAGCCGGAGGGGGCCGCCGACAAGGCGATCCTGGCCGGCAACCTGGACGTCTTCAAGAACACCCCGAGCCTGACCGTGCACCCCGAGGTCGGCAAATGGATGATCGCGGCCGGTGAGCAGTTGTTCGGGATGAACACCTTCGGCTGGCGGTTCATGCCGGCCCTGTTCGGCACCCTGACCGTGCTGCTGCTGATCCGCGTCGTCCGCCGGATGACCCGGTCGACCCTGATCGGCTGCATCGCCGGCGTACTGCTCGCCGTCGACGGCCTGCACTTCGTGATGTCGCGGGTCGCGCTGCTCGACATCTTCCTGGCCTTCTGGCTGGTCGCCGCGATCTCGTGTCTGGTCGCCGACCGCGACTGGAGCCGCCGCCGGCTCGCCGATTCGGTCGACCGGATGACGGAAGGCAAGATCGGCCGCTGGATGCTGATCCGCCCCTGGCGCCTCGCGGCCGGAGTCTGTTTCGGGCTCGCGCTCGGCACCAAGTGGAGCGCGGTCTGGGTGATGGCCGGGTTCGGCTTGCTCGCCTTCGCCTGGGACCTCGGCGCGCGCCGGATGATCGGCGTACGGCATGCGTTCTGGAAGTCCGCCCTCGTCGACGGGCTCCCGGCGTTCCTGAGCATCGTGCTGGTCGCCGTCGTCACCTACACGGCGACCTGGACCGGCTGGCTGCTGCACGACAACGCCTATGACCACGACTACGCGTCCAAGAACCCGGCGCACGGCGTGATGAAGATCGTGCCCGACGACTTCCGGTCGCTGATCCACTACCACCAGGAAGTGCTGGCGTTCCACACCGGCGACTACATCAGGAACGCCACTCACCCGTACCAGTCACACCCGGCGGGGTGGCCGATCATCGCCCGCCCGATCGGCTTCGACGCGATCAACGACATCAAACCCGGTCAACCCGGGTGCAACACCAAGAACGGCGAGAACTGCCTCTCGGTGATTTCAGCAGTCGGTACGCCGTTGCTGTGGTGGGGTGGCGCGCTGGCCCTGCTCGCAGGCCTCGTCCTGTGGATCGCCCAGCGGGACTGGCGGTTCGGCGTGGCGGTGATGGGCTACGTGACGTGCTGGGTGCCGTGGTTCGCCTTCGACGACAGACCGATCTTCTTCTTCTACGCGGTGACGATGATCCCGTTCACGGTGATCGCGTTGTCCCTCGTCCTCGGCAAGATCCTCGGCCCGGCCCGCGCCGCGCTGCAGACCTCCACCCCGCGCCGCCTGATCGGCAGCGCGGTCGTCGGCGCCTTCGTCGTGCTGGTCGTCCTCAACTTCGCCTACACCTGGCCGATCCTGACCGACAAGGTCCTCCCCCACTCGGCCTGGCTGAACCGAATGTGGTTCAAGTCCTGGATCTAGCCGCGCCATTCCTTGCGTCCGAAGAGCCGTGGGGCAGGCCCCCCGGCTCTTCGGACGCAAGGTGGCTAGTGGCCTCTGTCCTTCTTGTTGCGGTGGCGGCGGGAGCTGGTCTGGCCGCCGACGCCACCGAAGAGGGCCAGGCCCTTGACGACAACCGTGGGCGCGTTCGGGTCCGGGTCGTCGCTGCCGCGGGCCGCGAAACCGCCGAAGATGCCGACGCCCTCGTTGCGGACGTTGACGCTGTCCGGCACGGTGATGTCGACGCCACCGAAGATCGCGATCGCCCAGATCGTCACCTCGCGGCCCTCGAAGACCGCATCGGTCATGTCCAGGTCGTAGCCGCCGAAGATGCACAGGGCGTTGGTCCGCCGCTTCACGCGCCAGCGGCCGCGACGTTCGCCGCCACCGAAGATGCCGACCATGGTCTCGAAACTGTCGGACGGATTGGCCGGCTCCTCGATCGGTACCGGGCTGTTCGACGGCGCCGCCGCGGCGGCCGGCCGGAAGGTCTGTCCGGGCACGGCCAGGTCCTGGGTGATCGGCTCGAGCTCGCCGATGGTCCGCGCCGTCAGTGTCTGCTCGAGCCGCTCGGCATGCTCGTCCTGCGTCAGCCGCCCGGTCATCAGCGCATCCCGCAGTACCTCGACGACCTGGTCGCGGTCGGTGTCGGACGCGCGCAGATGCGCATGCGGGTTCTGAGGCTCGGGCAGGTTCTCCATAGGACCGAACGATAGACCTC
It encodes:
- the rsmI gene encoding 16S rRNA (cytidine(1402)-2'-O)-methyltransferase produces the protein MAPMTGRLVLVGTPIGDFSDASARLRRVLGEVDVVAAEDTRRLKRLTSELGIVVTGRVMSFFEGNERQRTDELVAALVEGQTVAVVTDAGMPSVSDPGYRLVAAAIEAGIQVTAVPGPSAVLTALALSGLPVDRFTFEGFLPRKSGERIKRFQELAREQRTMIFFEAPHRLTDSLAEMAEAFGKDRRAAVCRELTKTYEEVKRGTAAELAEWAADGVRGEITIVVSGADPSARELGPEELAAEVATDEEAGTPRKQAISDVAKRFGVPKRTVYDAVLAARHPGK
- a CDS encoding DUF1707 SHOCT-like domain-containing protein is translated as MENLPEPQNPHAHLRASDTDRDQVVEVLRDALMTGRLTQDEHAERLEQTLTARTIGELEPITQDLAVPGQTFRPAAAAAPSNSPVPIEEPANPSDSFETMVGIFGGGERRGRWRVKRRTNALCIFGGYDLDMTDAVFEGREVTIWAIAIFGGVDITVPDSVNVRNEGVGIFGGFAARGSDDPDPNAPTVVVKGLALFGGVGGQTSSRRHRNKKDRGH
- a CDS encoding dolichyl-phosphate-mannose--protein mannosyltransferase; the encoded protein is MATVTAVIDDDTATPAEPRETLGRDVQGRRLPPLKERLYQPMPRDFEGGWIATLAITAMAAILRFWNLGNPVKFVFDETYYAKDAYSLLKHGYALQFIDKPEGAADKAILAGNLDVFKNTPSLTVHPEVGKWMIAAGEQLFGMNTFGWRFMPALFGTLTVLLLIRVVRRMTRSTLIGCIAGVLLAVDGLHFVMSRVALLDIFLAFWLVAAISCLVADRDWSRRRLADSVDRMTEGKIGRWMLIRPWRLAAGVCFGLALGTKWSAVWVMAGFGLLAFAWDLGARRMIGVRHAFWKSALVDGLPAFLSIVLVAVVTYTATWTGWLLHDNAYDHDYASKNPAHGVMKIVPDDFRSLIHYHQEVLAFHTGDYIRNATHPYQSHPAGWPIIARPIGFDAINDIKPGQPGCNTKNGENCLSVISAVGTPLLWWGGALALLAGLVLWIAQRDWRFGVAVMGYVTCWVPWFAFDDRPIFFFYAVTMIPFTVIALSLVLGKILGPARAALQTSTPRRLIGSAVVGAFVVLVVLNFAYTWPILTDKVLPHSAWLNRMWFKSWI
- the metG gene encoding methionine--tRNA ligase produces the protein MSEKSFYVTTPIYYVTAPPHIGSAYTTVAGDVLTRWHAQRGERKWYLTGTDEHGEKVMRSAEAQGMSPQAWTDKLVEESWKPAWVDVDIDYDDFIRTTEKRHTDRVRDFWQTLYDKGDVYKGEYEGLYCVGCEEFKLPTDIRTDEDGTQRCMIHGTELETVSETNYFFRLSAYADRLIALYESQPDFVAPSSARNEVISFVKQGLQDLSITRSTFDWGIPVPWDEEHVLYVWIDALLNYVTAAGYGTDPERFEQLWPVDVHLVGKDILRFHAVIWPAMLMAAGVAVPRQVFAHGWLLVGGEKMSKSKLTAIAPNEITDHFGSDAFRYYFLRTIQFGSDGSFSWEHLNAVYTSELANGLGNLASRIAAMVGKYFDGELPEASDHGPAEQALADKLAETVATAEKAIDTLAFQEALTAINDLVGAVNGYVSEQEPWEVAKDDAQRSRLATILYSSAEVLRAVAVLHNPTMPKTAAKLWTLLGAEAKLGPLADQRVQDAGTWGQLPAGAVLVKGEALFPRLAEVEA